Proteins from a single region of Streptomyces sp. HUAS 15-9:
- a CDS encoding SpoIIE family protein phosphatase encodes MDSKRVTEHPTPSYDRPQPGVDPAEPRGALLRSPKPLGATALPAQARTGETPSSPGTTAPCGKGKEPPVNRPEHSQPAAAETDTHRPRPTPEGIPPQPGAEQEHATGGQDRRTGRGLPPGRPMPMRRDGDRLRFVGAATRRIARGIDLDEIVMGLCRATVPTFSDAILVYLRDPLPVGDERPTGPVVLRLRRTDRIPEERDTEGGFLPVQPPEPEPSELTGLSELSSLTAELCEVRPGGALNEVLRGVRPVFADAPAARAALPELLGESGESVVPDGQHAILAPLRGRRRVIGAALFLRRPERPAFEADDLLVAAQLATHSALGIDKAVLYGREAYIADELQRTMLPETLPRPTGVRLASRYLPAAETARVGGDWYDAIPLPGSRVALVVGDVMGHSMTSAAIMGQLRTTAQTLAGLDLPPQEVLHHLDEQAQRLGSDRMATCLYAVYDPVSHRITIANAGHPPPVLLHLGGRAEVLRVPPGAPIGVGGVDFEAVELDAPAGATLLLYTDGLVESRLRDVWTGIEQLREKLAATAQLTGPDHPPPLEALCDEVLDMLGPGDRDDDIALLAARFDGIAPSDVAYWFLEPEDAAPGRARRLARRALARWGLEDLTDSVELLVSEVVTNAVRYASRPVTLRLLRTDVLRCEVGDDVPQLPRLRQARATDEGGRGLYLVNRLARRWGATRLSTGKVVWFELNRG; translated from the coding sequence ATGGATTCGAAACGCGTGACGGAGCACCCCACCCCCTCCTACGACCGCCCCCAGCCGGGCGTCGACCCCGCGGAGCCCCGCGGGGCGCTCCTGCGTTCCCCGAAGCCGCTCGGCGCCACCGCCTTACCCGCGCAGGCCCGCACCGGCGAGACGCCCTCTTCGCCCGGTACGACCGCGCCCTGCGGCAAGGGGAAGGAGCCCCCAGTCAATCGCCCCGAGCACTCGCAGCCGGCCGCCGCCGAGACCGATACGCACCGCCCGCGTCCCACGCCGGAGGGCATTCCGCCGCAGCCCGGCGCCGAGCAGGAGCACGCCACCGGTGGCCAGGACCGCCGTACCGGGCGGGGGCTGCCGCCCGGGCGGCCGATGCCGATGCGGCGGGACGGGGACCGGCTGCGGTTCGTGGGCGCCGCGACCCGGCGGATCGCCCGCGGTATCGACCTCGACGAGATCGTGATGGGCCTGTGCCGGGCCACTGTGCCGACCTTCTCGGACGCCATCCTCGTCTATCTGCGCGACCCGCTGCCGGTGGGCGACGAGCGGCCCACGGGACCCGTCGTGCTGCGGCTGCGGCGCACGGACCGGATTCCGGAGGAACGTGACACCGAGGGCGGCTTCCTGCCCGTGCAGCCCCCGGAGCCCGAGCCGTCGGAGCTGACGGGACTGTCGGAGCTGTCCTCGCTGACCGCCGAGCTGTGCGAGGTGCGGCCGGGCGGCGCGCTGAACGAGGTGCTGCGCGGGGTACGTCCCGTGTTCGCGGACGCGCCCGCCGCCCGCGCCGCACTGCCCGAACTCCTGGGCGAGAGCGGCGAGTCGGTCGTCCCCGACGGCCAGCACGCGATCCTCGCCCCGCTGCGCGGCCGCCGCCGGGTCATCGGTGCCGCGCTCTTCCTGCGCCGCCCGGAGCGCCCGGCCTTCGAGGCCGACGACCTGCTGGTCGCCGCCCAGCTGGCCACGCACAGCGCCCTGGGCATCGACAAGGCGGTGCTGTACGGCCGCGAGGCCTACATCGCCGACGAGCTGCAGCGCACCATGCTCCCGGAGACCCTGCCGCGCCCGACGGGCGTCCGGCTGGCCTCCCGCTATCTCCCTGCGGCCGAGACGGCCCGGGTCGGCGGCGACTGGTACGACGCCATCCCGCTACCCGGCAGCCGGGTCGCGCTGGTCGTCGGGGACGTCATGGGCCACTCCATGACGTCTGCCGCGATCATGGGCCAGCTGCGTACCACCGCGCAGACCCTGGCCGGGCTCGACCTGCCGCCGCAGGAGGTGCTGCACCACCTCGACGAACAGGCCCAGCGCCTGGGCAGCGACCGGATGGCGACCTGTCTGTACGCCGTGTACGACCCGGTCTCGCACCGCATCACCATCGCCAACGCCGGCCATCCTCCGCCGGTGCTGCTGCACCTGGGCGGGCGGGCCGAGGTGCTGCGGGTGCCGCCGGGCGCGCCGATCGGCGTGGGCGGGGTCGACTTCGAGGCCGTGGAGCTGGACGCGCCCGCCGGGGCCACGCTGCTCCTCTACACCGACGGTCTGGTCGAGTCCCGGCTGCGGGACGTGTGGACCGGCATAGAGCAGCTGCGCGAGAAGCTGGCGGCGACCGCCCAGCTGACCGGTCCCGACCATCCTCCGCCCCTCGAGGCCCTGTGCGACGAGGTGCTCGACATGCTCGGTCCGGGCGACCGGGACGACGACATCGCGCTGCTCGCCGCCCGCTTCGACGGGATCGCGCCGAGCGACGTGGCGTACTGGTTCCTGGAGCCGGAGGACGCAGCCCCCGGCCGGGCCCGCCGGCTGGCCCGGCGCGCGCTCGCCCGCTGGGGTCTGGAGGACCTCACCGACTCGGTGGAGCTGCTGGTGAGCGAGGTCGTCACCAACGCCGTGCGCTACGCGTCCCGTCCGGTCACCCTCCGGCTACTGCGCACCGACGTGCTGCGCTGCGAGGTCGGCGACGACGTGCCGCAGCTGCCGCGGCTGCGGCAGGCGCGCGCGACGGACGAGGGCGGACGCGGGCTGTATCTGGTGAACCGACTGGCCAGGCGGTGGGGCGCGACCCGGCTGAGCACCGGCAAGGTCGTCTGGTTCGAACTGAACCGCGGTTAG
- the fomD gene encoding cytidylyl-2-hydroxypropylphosphonate hydrolase, protein MADGGAVRRMERAEAGGSAGYWAPGSHILWRYRENAGERFHIARPVTVVRDDADLLAVWMAPGTECMKPVLADGTPVHVEPLESRYTKPRTVEVGRWFGTGVLKLARPGEPWSVWLFWEPGWHFKNWYVNLEQPLARWDGGVDSEDHFLDISVHPDRSWHWRDEDEFAQAQRDGLMDARLAGQVREAGQAVVDVIRSWGPPFSEGWQHWRPDPSWAVPSLPEDWDRMPAHVSS, encoded by the coding sequence ATGGCAGACGGCGGAGCGGTGAGACGCATGGAGCGTGCGGAAGCGGGCGGCTCGGCGGGCTACTGGGCGCCCGGCAGTCACATCCTGTGGCGGTACCGGGAGAACGCAGGCGAGCGCTTCCACATCGCACGCCCCGTCACCGTCGTCCGGGACGACGCGGACCTGCTCGCCGTGTGGATGGCGCCGGGCACCGAGTGCATGAAGCCGGTGCTCGCCGACGGTACGCCGGTGCACGTGGAGCCGCTGGAGTCCCGGTACACCAAGCCGCGTACCGTGGAAGTCGGCCGCTGGTTCGGCACGGGAGTGCTGAAGCTGGCCCGGCCCGGCGAACCCTGGTCGGTGTGGCTGTTCTGGGAGCCGGGCTGGCATTTCAAGAACTGGTACGTCAATCTTGAGCAGCCGCTGGCCCGTTGGGACGGCGGAGTGGACTCCGAGGACCATTTTCTGGACATCTCCGTTCACCCGGACCGCAGTTGGCACTGGCGTGACGAGGACGAGTTCGCGCAGGCCCAGCGGGACGGGCTGATGGACGCCCGGCTGGCCGGGCAGGTGCGGGAGGCGGGGCAGGCCGTGGTGGACGTGATCCGCTCCTGGGGGCCGCCGTTCTCGGAAGGCTGGCAGCACTGGCGCCCGGATCCGTCGTGGGCTGTACCTTCACTTCCGGAGGACTGGGACCGTATGCCGGCGCATGTGTCCTCATGA
- a CDS encoding class II fumarate hydratase, whose amino-acid sequence MTEYRIERDSMGEVRVPVGAKWRAQTQRAVENFPVSGQRIERAHIEALARIKGAAAKVNAGLGVLDKDVAEAIQDAAAEVAEGKWDEHFPVDVFQTGSGTSSNMNANEVIATLASGRLGRDVHPNDHVNASQSSNDVFPSSIHIAATAAVTRDLIPALEHLAGSLERKAAEFGDVVKSGRTHLMDATPVTLGQEFGGYAAQVRYGIERLNASLPRLAELPLGGTAVGTGINTPPGFSAAVIEEVAHATGLPLTEARDHFEAQGARDGIVETSGQLRTIAVGLTKIANDLRWMASGPRTGLAEIRLPDLQPGSSIMPGKVNPVVPEAVLMVCAQVVGNDMTIATAGASGNFELNVMLPVIAKNVLESVRLLANVSRLLADRTVDGITADRERAREYAESSPSVVTPLNKYIGYEEAAKVAKKALAARKTIRQVVLESGYVERGELTLEQLDEALDVLRMTRP is encoded by the coding sequence ATGACTGAATACCGCATCGAGCGCGATTCCATGGGTGAGGTCCGTGTCCCCGTCGGGGCCAAGTGGCGGGCTCAGACTCAGCGTGCCGTGGAGAACTTTCCCGTTTCCGGGCAGCGCATCGAGCGTGCCCACATCGAGGCGCTCGCCCGGATCAAGGGGGCCGCGGCGAAGGTGAACGCCGGGCTCGGGGTGCTCGACAAGGATGTCGCCGAGGCCATCCAGGACGCGGCCGCGGAGGTGGCCGAGGGCAAGTGGGACGAGCACTTCCCGGTGGACGTGTTCCAGACGGGGTCCGGCACCTCGTCCAACATGAACGCCAACGAGGTCATCGCCACGCTGGCGAGTGGGCGGCTCGGCCGGGACGTGCATCCCAACGACCACGTCAACGCCTCCCAGTCGTCCAACGACGTCTTTCCGTCGTCGATTCACATCGCCGCCACCGCCGCCGTCACCCGCGATCTGATCCCGGCCCTGGAGCACCTCGCCGGCTCCCTGGAGCGCAAGGCCGCGGAGTTCGGTGACGTGGTGAAGTCGGGGCGGACCCATCTGATGGACGCCACGCCCGTGACGCTGGGCCAGGAGTTCGGCGGATACGCGGCCCAGGTGCGGTACGGGATCGAGCGGCTGAACGCCTCCCTGCCGAGGCTGGCCGAGCTGCCGCTGGGCGGCACGGCCGTGGGGACCGGTATCAACACCCCGCCCGGGTTCTCCGCCGCCGTGATCGAGGAGGTCGCCCACGCCACCGGGCTGCCGCTCACCGAGGCGCGCGACCACTTCGAGGCGCAGGGGGCACGCGACGGGATCGTGGAGACCAGCGGGCAGTTGCGGACCATCGCCGTCGGACTCACGAAGATCGCCAATGATCTGCGCTGGATGGCGTCGGGGCCGCGCACGGGACTCGCCGAGATCCGGCTCCCGGACCTCCAGCCGGGCTCCTCGATCATGCCCGGCAAGGTCAACCCGGTCGTCCCGGAGGCCGTGCTCATGGTCTGCGCTCAGGTCGTCGGCAACGACATGACCATCGCCACCGCCGGCGCCTCCGGGAACTTCGAGCTCAATGTGATGCTCCCGGTCATCGCGAAGAACGTGCTGGAGTCGGTCCGGCTGCTCGCCAACGTCTCGCGGCTGCTCGCCGACCGCACCGTCGACGGGATCACCGCCGACCGGGAACGGGCCCGTGAGTACGCCGAGTCGTCACCCTCCGTGGTCACCCCGCTGAACAAGTACATCGGGTACGAGGAAGCCGCGAAGGTCGCCAAGAAGGCCCTCGCGGCACGGAAGACCATCCGCCAAGTGGTGCTGGAGAGCGGGTACGTGGAGCGCGGCGAGCTCACCCTGGAGCAGCTCGACGAGGCGCTGGATGTCCTGCGTATGACGCGTCCGTGA
- a CDS encoding fumarate hydratase codes for MPEFAYTDLLPLGEDTTPYRLVTSEGVSTFEADGRTFLKVEPEALRKLAEEAIHDIQHYLRPAHLAQLRRIIDDPEASANDKFVALDLLKNANIAAAGVLPMCQDTGTAIVMGKRGQNVLTEGEDEKALSHGIHDAYTRLNLRYSQMAPLTMWEEKNTGSNLPAQIELYATDGGAYKFLFMAKGGGSANKSFLYQETKAVLNEASMMKFLEEKIRSLGTAACPPYHLAIVVGGTSAEYALKTAKYASAHYLDEIPAEGSPLGHGFRDKELEEKVFELTQKIGIGAQFGGKYFCHDVRVVRLPRHGASCPVAIAVSCSADRQAVAKITAEGVFLEQLETDPARFLPETTDEHLESEGDVVRIDLNQPMDEILAELTKYPVKTRLSLSGPLVVARDIAHAKIKERLDAGEEMPQYLKDHPVYYAGPAKTPEGYASGSFGPTTAGRMDSYVEQFQAAGGSKVMLAKGNRSKQVTDACAAHGGFYLGSIGGPAARLAQDCIKKVEVVEYEELGMEAVWKIEVEDFPAFIVVDDKGDDFFQDPAPQPTFTSIPVRGPGLA; via the coding sequence ATGCCTGAGTTCGCGTACACCGATCTGCTCCCCCTGGGAGAGGACACCACCCCGTACCGGCTGGTGACCTCCGAAGGTGTCTCCACCTTCGAGGCCGACGGGCGGACATTCCTCAAGGTGGAGCCGGAGGCACTGCGCAAGCTGGCCGAGGAGGCCATCCACGACATCCAGCACTATCTGCGCCCGGCCCACCTGGCGCAGCTGCGCCGCATCATCGACGACCCGGAGGCGTCGGCGAACGACAAGTTCGTCGCCCTTGATCTGCTGAAGAACGCGAACATCGCGGCGGCCGGTGTGCTGCCCATGTGCCAGGACACCGGCACGGCGATCGTGATGGGCAAGCGCGGCCAGAACGTCCTCACCGAAGGTGAGGACGAGAAGGCGCTGTCCCACGGCATCCACGACGCCTACACCAGGCTGAACCTGCGCTACTCGCAGATGGCTCCGCTCACCATGTGGGAGGAGAAGAACACCGGCTCCAACCTCCCGGCGCAGATCGAGCTGTACGCGACCGACGGCGGCGCGTACAAGTTCCTGTTCATGGCGAAGGGCGGCGGCTCCGCCAACAAGTCGTTCCTGTACCAGGAGACGAAGGCGGTCCTGAACGAGGCCTCCATGATGAAGTTCCTGGAGGAGAAGATCCGTTCGCTGGGTACGGCCGCCTGTCCGCCGTACCACCTGGCGATCGTGGTGGGTGGTACGAGCGCCGAGTACGCCCTGAAGACCGCGAAGTACGCCTCCGCGCACTACCTGGACGAGATCCCGGCCGAGGGCTCGCCGCTCGGGCACGGGTTCCGGGACAAGGAGCTGGAGGAGAAGGTCTTCGAGCTGACGCAGAAGATCGGTATCGGCGCGCAGTTCGGCGGCAAGTACTTCTGCCACGACGTCCGTGTGGTGCGTCTGCCCCGCCACGGTGCCTCCTGCCCGGTGGCGATCGCCGTGTCCTGCTCGGCGGACCGCCAGGCCGTCGCGAAGATCACCGCCGAGGGCGTCTTCCTGGAGCAGCTGGAGACGGACCCGGCGCGGTTCCTGCCGGAGACGACGGACGAGCACCTGGAGTCCGAGGGTGACGTCGTCCGCATCGACCTGAACCAGCCGATGGACGAGATCCTGGCCGAGCTGACCAAGTACCCGGTCAAGACGCGGCTGTCCCTCAGCGGCCCGCTGGTCGTGGCGCGTGACATCGCGCACGCCAAGATCAAGGAGCGGCTGGACGCGGGTGAGGAGATGCCGCAGTACCTGAAGGACCACCCGGTGTACTACGCCGGCCCGGCGAAGACCCCCGAGGGCTACGCCTCCGGATCCTTCGGTCCGACCACGGCCGGGCGCATGGACTCCTACGTCGAGCAGTTCCAGGCGGCGGGCGGTTCCAAGGTGATGCTCGCCAAGGGCAACCGCAGCAAGCAGGTCACGGACGCGTGTGCCGCGCACGGCGGCTTCTACCTCGGTTCGATCGGTGGGCCGGCCGCGCGGCTCGCCCAGGACTGCATCAAGAAGGTCGAGGTCGTCGAGTACGAGGAGCTCGGCATGGAGGCGGTCTGGAAGATCGAGGTGGAGGACTTCCCGGCTTTCATCGTCGTCGACGACAAGGGCGACGACTTCTTCCAGGACCCGGCTCCTCAGCCGACGTTCACGTCGATTCCGGTGCGGGGGCCGGGGCTGGCGTAG
- a CDS encoding DUF1707 SHOCT-like domain-containing protein yields the protein MDLQKHAQQERTAPPVAELRASDADRDRIADILRDALAEGRLTADEHAERVEGVLNAKTVGELEVFIRDLPAAHERPAAPAYTPVPPRPAPGEIPAEADANVVAVFSSAMRRGRWRAGRRLHAYAVFGTVEIDLSEAIFEYQHVVIKAVSVFGDVQIRVPENVSLRGTGGGVLGNFEVSPLDSVESEAPVVYVDGWAVLGNVEARPKRGKLVADILDRVQGKVDRTLRKHLDR from the coding sequence GTGGACCTTCAGAAGCACGCCCAGCAGGAGCGCACGGCGCCTCCCGTCGCCGAACTGCGCGCCTCGGACGCCGACCGTGACCGCATCGCCGACATCCTGCGCGACGCCCTCGCCGAGGGGCGCCTGACCGCCGACGAGCACGCCGAGCGCGTGGAGGGGGTGCTGAACGCCAAGACGGTGGGTGAGCTGGAGGTCTTCATCCGGGACCTGCCCGCCGCCCACGAGCGTCCGGCCGCCCCGGCCTACACGCCCGTGCCGCCCCGCCCCGCGCCGGGCGAGATACCCGCCGAGGCCGACGCCAACGTTGTCGCCGTGTTCAGCAGCGCCATGCGCCGGGGGCGCTGGCGCGCCGGGCGCCGTCTGCACGCGTACGCGGTCTTCGGCACCGTCGAGATCGACCTCAGCGAAGCGATCTTCGAGTACCAGCATGTCGTGATCAAGGCGGTCTCGGTCTTCGGCGACGTCCAGATCCGCGTGCCGGAGAACGTGTCGCTGCGCGGCACCGGCGGTGGTGTCCTCGGCAACTTCGAGGTCTCCCCGCTGGATTCGGTCGAGTCCGAGGCTCCCGTGGTCTATGTGGACGGGTGGGCCGTACTGGGCAATGTCGAGGCGCGGCCGAAGCGCGGCAAGCTCGTCGCGGACATCCTCGACCGTGTTCAGGGCAAGGTCGACAGGACGTTGCGCAAACATCTCGATCGTTGA
- a CDS encoding WhiB family transcriptional regulator, translating into MLQPPHSSLQVAAVPAQRGPAQDRDQDAPWHTEAVCRRDEAGLFFAPSKEPTAARLSREEAAKRVCARCPVMVECREHALLQPEPYGVWGGLTAAERRVVLARRRRRDMELKKTARTVTRIAQAG; encoded by the coding sequence GTGCTGCAACCGCCGCATTCGTCCCTGCAGGTAGCTGCCGTTCCGGCCCAGCGGGGGCCGGCGCAGGACAGGGACCAAGACGCACCCTGGCACACCGAGGCGGTGTGCCGGCGCGACGAGGCCGGCCTGTTCTTCGCACCTTCCAAGGAGCCCACGGCGGCCAGGCTGTCGCGAGAGGAGGCGGCCAAGCGGGTCTGCGCGCGTTGCCCGGTGATGGTCGAGTGCCGCGAGCACGCACTGCTGCAGCCCGAGCCGTACGGCGTCTGGGGCGGCCTCACCGCGGCCGAACGCCGGGTGGTTCTGGCCCGGCGGCGCCGCCGCGACATGGAACTGAAGAAGACGGCCCGGACGGTGACCCGCATAGCGCAGGCGGGCTAG
- the glpX gene encoding class II fructose-bisphosphatase gives MTENHHLPSELEVPSEAPDRNLALELVRVTEAAAMAAGRWVGRGDKNGADGAAVRAMRTLVSTVSMNGVVVIGEGEKDEAPMLFNGERVGDGTGPECDIAVDPIDGTTLTAKGMPNAIAVLAAADRGSMFDPSAVFYMDKLVTGPEAADFVDIDAPVAVNIRRIAKAKRSTPEDVTVVILDRPRHDGIIKEVREAGARIKLISDGDVAGSIYALREGTGVDLLLGIGGTPEGIISACAVKCLGGTIQGKLWPKDDAERQRAIDAGHDLDRVLTTNDLVSGENVFFVATGITDGELLRGVRYRSETATTDSIVMRSKSGTVRRIDSEHRLSKLRAYSAIDFDRAK, from the coding sequence ATGACCGAGAATCATCATCTGCCCTCCGAGCTGGAAGTACCCTCCGAGGCTCCCGACCGCAACCTCGCCCTGGAACTCGTCCGGGTGACCGAAGCCGCCGCGATGGCCGCGGGGCGCTGGGTCGGGCGCGGTGACAAGAACGGCGCCGACGGCGCGGCGGTACGCGCCATGCGCACCCTCGTCTCCACCGTCTCGATGAACGGCGTCGTCGTCATCGGCGAGGGCGAGAAGGACGAAGCACCGATGCTCTTCAACGGGGAGCGCGTCGGTGACGGGACCGGCCCCGAGTGCGACATCGCCGTCGACCCGATCGACGGCACCACGCTGACCGCCAAGGGCATGCCGAACGCGATCGCGGTGCTGGCCGCCGCCGACCGCGGCTCGATGTTCGACCCGTCCGCCGTGTTCTACATGGACAAGCTGGTCACCGGCCCCGAGGCCGCCGACTTCGTCGACATCGACGCGCCCGTGGCCGTCAACATCCGCAGGATCGCCAAGGCCAAGCGCTCCACGCCCGAGGACGTCACCGTCGTCATCCTCGACCGGCCGCGGCACGACGGCATCATCAAGGAGGTCCGGGAGGCCGGCGCGCGCATCAAGCTGATCTCGGACGGCGATGTCGCCGGCTCGATCTACGCGCTGCGCGAGGGCACCGGCGTGGACCTGCTGCTGGGCATCGGCGGCACCCCCGAGGGCATCATCTCGGCCTGCGCCGTGAAGTGCCTCGGCGGCACCATCCAGGGCAAGCTTTGGCCGAAGGACGACGCGGAGCGGCAGCGGGCCATCGACGCCGGACACGACCTCGACCGGGTCCTCACCACGAACGACCTGGTCTCCGGCGAGAACGTCTTCTTCGTCGCCACCGGCATCACCGACGGTGAGCTGCTGCGGGGTGTGCGGTACCGGTCGGAGACCGCCACGACCGACTCGATCGTGATGCGGTCGAAGTCCGGCACGGTGCGCCGGATCGACTCGGAGCACCGGCTGAGCAAGCTGCGTGCGTACAGCGCGATCGACTTCGACAGGGCGAAGTAG
- a CDS encoding DUF4245 domain-containing protein: MAGSNGKQKTVRDMILSLALIGVAAGVIYLFVPHDDHTPDLKRVDYRVELLTARRAAAYPVAAPEGLPDTWKATSVRFRGENFDRWHLGFQNPDGEYVQVEQSTQKRAEFIDEASQGASATKVTERIGDRTWTRYSGGRYDALVLEDTPGSTTVVAGTASFAQLTKMAQALKTA; this comes from the coding sequence GTGGCAGGTTCGAACGGCAAGCAGAAGACGGTCCGGGACATGATCCTCTCCCTGGCCCTCATCGGGGTCGCGGCGGGCGTGATCTATCTCTTCGTCCCGCACGACGACCACACTCCCGACCTCAAGCGGGTGGACTACCGCGTGGAGCTCCTGACGGCGCGCCGCGCCGCGGCCTACCCGGTGGCCGCGCCCGAGGGGCTGCCGGACACCTGGAAGGCGACCTCCGTGCGCTTCCGGGGGGAGAACTTCGACCGCTGGCACCTGGGCTTCCAGAACCCCGACGGTGAGTACGTGCAGGTCGAGCAGTCGACTCAGAAGCGCGCCGAGTTCATCGACGAGGCCAGCCAGGGCGCGAGCGCGACCAAGGTCACCGAGCGGATCGGCGACCGCACCTGGACGCGCTACAGCGGCGGCCGCTACGACGCCCTCGTCCTGGAGGACACACCCGGTTCCACGACGGTGGTGGCGGGTACGGCGTCGTTCGCGCAGCTGACGAAGATGGCGCAGGCGCTGAAGACGGCGTGA
- a CDS encoding malonic semialdehyde reductase: MSLVLDSAAQDLLFREARTANTFTDEPVTEEQVQAIYDLVKYGPTAFNQSPLRITLVRSPEARERLVQHMAEGNQAKTATAPLVAILSADNEFHEELPALFPHFPQAKDVFFGERPVREGSAAMNAALQAAYFIIGIRAAGLAAGPMTGLDFAGVQKEFLDDDHTPLMVVNIGKPGEGAWFPRSPRLAYDDVITTV, translated from the coding sequence ATGTCTCTCGTTCTTGACTCCGCCGCCCAGGACCTGCTGTTCCGCGAGGCCCGCACCGCGAACACCTTCACCGACGAGCCGGTGACCGAGGAGCAGGTCCAGGCGATCTACGACCTCGTCAAGTACGGCCCGACCGCCTTCAACCAGTCCCCGCTGCGCATCACCCTGGTCCGCTCCCCCGAGGCACGCGAGCGCCTGGTCCAGCACATGGCCGAGGGCAACCAGGCCAAGACGGCCACCGCCCCGCTGGTCGCGATCCTCTCCGCGGACAACGAGTTCCACGAGGAGCTGCCGGCCCTCTTCCCGCACTTCCCGCAGGCCAAGGACGTGTTCTTCGGCGAGCGCCCGGTCCGTGAGGGTTCCGCCGCGATGAACGCCGCCCTCCAGGCCGCGTACTTCATCATCGGCATCCGCGCCGCCGGCCTGGCCGCCGGCCCGATGACCGGTCTCGACTTCGCCGGCGTCCAGAAGGAGTTCCTGGACGACGACCACACCCCGCTGATGGTCGTCAACATCGGCAAGCCGGGCGAGGGCGCCTGGTTCCCGCGCTCGCCGCGACTGGCGTACGACGACGTCATCACCACCGTCTGA
- a CDS encoding exodeoxyribonuclease VII small subunit has protein sequence MTGKVDEALGYEQARDELIEVVRRLEAGGTTLEESLALWERGEELARVCRRWLEGARARLDAALAEEETAEEAEEAGE, from the coding sequence ATGACCGGCAAGGTGGATGAGGCGCTCGGCTACGAGCAGGCGCGCGACGAGCTGATCGAGGTCGTGCGGCGGCTGGAGGCCGGGGGGACGACCCTGGAGGAGTCCCTGGCCCTGTGGGAGCGCGGCGAGGAGCTGGCCCGGGTGTGCCGGCGCTGGCTGGAGGGTGCGCGGGCCCGGCTGGACGCGGCGCTGGCCGAGGAGGAGACGGCCGAGGAGGCGGAAGAGGCGGGCGAGTAG
- the xseA gene encoding exodeoxyribonuclease VII large subunit, whose protein sequence is MAVNTSADAPLPVGEVSRLIGSWIDRLGAVWVEGQITQLSRRPGAGVVFLTLRDPSYDISVSVTCYRQVFDAVADVVGEGARVVVHAKPEWYAPRGQLSLRAAEIKPVGVGELLARLERLKKTLAAEGLFAPGRKKPLPFLPQLIGLVCGRASAAERDVLENARHRWPAVRFEVRNVPVQGVHAVPQVVQAVKELDELEDVDVIIVARGGGSVEDLLPFSDEQLVRAVAACRTPVVSAIGHEPDNPLLDHVADLRASTPTDAAKKVVPDVGEEFERVRLLRDRARRCVGAFIEREERGLAHALARPSMEDPHRMVDERADQVASLVERSRRTLGHLLDRADSELTHTHARVVALSPAATLKRGYAVLQKSDGHVVRDPDEVAAGEALRARVAEGEFSVRVDS, encoded by the coding sequence ATGGCTGTCAACACGTCCGCGGACGCACCGCTGCCCGTCGGTGAGGTGTCGCGGCTCATCGGGAGCTGGATCGACCGGCTCGGGGCGGTGTGGGTCGAGGGGCAGATCACACAGCTGTCGCGGCGGCCGGGGGCCGGCGTGGTGTTCCTGACGCTGCGCGATCCGTCGTACGACATCTCGGTGAGCGTCACCTGCTACCGGCAGGTGTTCGACGCCGTCGCCGATGTCGTGGGCGAGGGCGCCCGGGTCGTCGTGCACGCGAAGCCCGAGTGGTACGCGCCGCGCGGGCAGCTGTCGCTGCGGGCCGCCGAGATAAAGCCGGTGGGGGTCGGGGAGCTGCTGGCCCGGCTGGAGCGGCTGAAGAAGACGCTGGCGGCGGAGGGGCTCTTCGCGCCCGGGCGTAAGAAGCCGTTGCCCTTCCTCCCCCAGCTCATCGGCCTGGTCTGCGGCCGCGCCTCGGCCGCGGAGCGGGACGTGCTGGAGAACGCGCGGCACCGCTGGCCCGCCGTGCGCTTCGAGGTGCGCAACGTGCCCGTGCAGGGTGTGCACGCGGTGCCGCAGGTGGTGCAGGCGGTGAAGGAGCTCGACGAGCTGGAGGACGTCGATGTGATCATCGTCGCTCGTGGCGGCGGCAGCGTCGAGGACCTGCTGCCGTTCTCCGACGAGCAGCTCGTCCGCGCGGTGGCCGCCTGCCGTACGCCGGTGGTGTCCGCGATCGGGCACGAGCCGGACAACCCGCTGCTCGACCATGTCGCCGACCTGCGCGCCTCGACCCCGACGGACGCCGCCAAGAAGGTCGTGCCGGACGTGGGCGAGGAGTTCGAGCGGGTGCGCCTGCTGCGGGACCGGGCGCGGCGGTGCGTGGGGGCGTTCATCGAGCGGGAGGAGCGCGGGCTGGCCCATGCGCTGGCCCGGCCCTCGATGGAGGATCCGCACCGCATGGTCGACGAGCGGGCCGATCAGGTCGCATCGCTGGTCGAGCGCTCCCGGCGCACGCTCGGGCACCTCCTCGACCGGGCCGACTCCGAGCTGACGCACACGCACGCGCGCGTGGTGGCCCTGTCCCCCGCGGCGACGCTGAAGCGCGGTTACGCGGTGCTGCAGAAGTCCGACGGCCATGTGGTGCGGGACCCGGACGAGGTGGCCGCGGGCGAGGCGCTGCGGGCGCGGGTCGCCGAGGGTGAGTTCTCCGTACGAGTCGATTCTTAG